Part of the Kineococcus aurantiacus genome, CTCGTGGCCGCGGCGGTGGACGCGCTGCTGCGGGAGGGCCGGCTCACGCACGAGGACGTCGCCGGGCGCACCGGCCTGCCCCTGGGGCGGTTGCGCTGGGCCTACCCCACGACCGGCGACCTGGCCCTCGCCGCCCACCCCGCCCCCCGCACGACCCCGAGCACGACCCCCACCCCGCACCCGAGAGGCGACCACCCGTGAACCACGCCCCCACCGCCCCCACCGCCGTCCCGATGGTCCCCGCCGGCGAGGACCCCGCAGCGCTGCGCTCGACCTTCGCCCTGTTCCCCTCCGGCGTCGCCGCGCTGTCGGCCGTCGTGCCCGGCGAGGACGGTCCCGAGCCGGTCGTCCTGGTCGCCTCCTCCTTCCAGGTGGGCATCTCCCTGGACCCCCCGCTGGTCCTGTTCGCCGTCCAGCACACCTCCACCAGCTGGCCCCGGCTCAAGGCCGCCGCCGAGACCGGCACCCGCATCGGCGTCTCGGTGCTGGGCGAGGCCCACGACCTCGCCGCCCGCCAGCTCGCCTCCCGGGCCGGCGACCGCTTCGCCGGGATCACGACCACCACCCTCGACTCCGGGGCCCACTTCGTGCACGGCGCACCCGTCTGGCTGGAGTGCTCGGTCCACTCGCAGTCCCCCGCCGGCGACCACGACGTCGTCCTCCTCCAGGTCCACAGCCTCGGCGGTGCCCCCGGCACCGAACCCCTGGTGTGGCACTCCT contains:
- a CDS encoding flavin reductase family protein gives rise to the protein MVPAGEDPAALRSTFALFPSGVAALSAVVPGEDGPEPVVLVASSFQVGISLDPPLVLFAVQHTSTSWPRLKAAAETGTRIGVSVLGEAHDLAARQLASRAGDRFAGITTTTLDSGAHFVHGAPVWLECSVHSQSPAGDHDVVLLQVHSLGGAPGTEPLVWHSSGFRTLTPKVGA